From a single Sphingobium lignivorans genomic region:
- the fliE gene encoding flagellar hook-basal body complex protein FliE → MAGLSVDNVLALRQSILQRNNAIRDVASGAAPAAGETAGAPGKASFSDALRSAVHEVSNLQSQSSEAAAAFERGETTDIAAVMLAKQQASVGFETTLQVRNKLLSAYKDIMSMPV, encoded by the coding sequence ATGGCAGGACTCTCCGTCGACAATGTGCTGGCGCTGCGCCAGTCCATCCTCCAGCGCAACAATGCCATCCGGGACGTCGCGAGCGGTGCCGCCCCGGCAGCCGGCGAGACAGCCGGCGCGCCCGGCAAGGCCAGCTTCAGTGACGCGCTGCGCAGCGCCGTCCATGAGGTCAGCAATCTCCAGTCCCAGTCGAGCGAAGCCGCTGCGGCTTTCGAACGGGGCGAGACCACCGACATCGCGGCCGTGATGCTTGCCAAGCAGCAGGCATCGGTCGGCTTCGAGACCACCCTGCAAGTCCGCAACAAACTGCTGTCCGCCTACAAGGACATCATGAGCATGCCGGTATAA
- the fliF gene encoding flagellar basal-body MS-ring/collar protein FliF has translation MSDANIITAPAIQPALPAISGRAGPGMEALRLQLTGFMRQPAVQRALPLAGLLGVTALAGLAWLALREPPQRDLFRGLPDTEKAAVADVLSKGGIAYGFDKSTGAITVSEDDYFAAKMKLAGEGLPRSAPDGDTLIDSMPMGASRAVEGEKLRSAREMDLARTIEAIDSVLKARVHLAVEPPSIFLRERSRPTASVMLQIASGRSLSEGQVEAIVHLVASSVPDMAPQAVSVVDQNGRLLSQSTGDGAQTDRQIELQAKIEDRYRQAVTALLTPIVGAGKFSTEVHAEVNFAERQATRETYPQNEARLRSETGSWNSDAQGNGGAAGGIPGALQPNAPVNPADPGAPPPTLDQATAQTPAAPGMPPFKTAETFNRNFELGREVSVTRDAIGTVQRLSIAVALDDGPDGKARTAQEIAALEALVKGAIGFDQTRGDVVALSSRKFVQSEEAAADVPWYEASWVPLLARNLSALLVTLVLLLGIGRPLLKRWSAAKVEQQVVEEQRTQQLGTEIQAELGRVAAHDPEQPVTLDMISSTHDYTDRAALIRNFVKQDPDRAALVVRDLLKDGAKADG, from the coding sequence ATGAGCGACGCGAACATCATCACCGCCCCCGCCATCCAGCCGGCGCTCCCCGCAATATCAGGCCGGGCCGGGCCAGGCATGGAGGCCCTCCGTCTGCAGCTGACCGGCTTCATGCGCCAGCCCGCCGTGCAGCGCGCCTTGCCGCTCGCCGGGCTGCTCGGCGTCACCGCACTGGCCGGCCTCGCCTGGCTGGCGCTGCGCGAGCCGCCGCAGCGCGATCTCTTTCGCGGCCTGCCGGACACGGAGAAAGCCGCCGTCGCCGACGTGCTCAGCAAGGGCGGCATCGCTTATGGCTTCGACAAGTCCACGGGCGCCATCACCGTCTCCGAGGACGATTATTTCGCAGCCAAGATGAAGCTTGCCGGCGAAGGCCTGCCGCGCAGCGCACCGGATGGCGACACGCTGATCGACTCCATGCCCATGGGCGCCAGCCGCGCCGTCGAGGGCGAGAAGCTGCGCAGCGCGCGGGAGATGGACCTTGCCCGCACGATCGAGGCGATCGACTCCGTGCTCAAGGCGCGCGTGCACCTCGCCGTCGAGCCGCCGAGCATCTTCCTGCGCGAGCGCTCGCGGCCCACGGCGTCGGTGATGCTCCAGATCGCCAGCGGGCGTTCGCTTTCCGAAGGGCAGGTCGAGGCGATCGTCCACCTCGTGGCTTCCTCGGTGCCGGACATGGCGCCGCAGGCCGTGTCCGTCGTCGACCAGAACGGCCGGCTGCTGAGCCAGTCGACCGGTGACGGGGCGCAGACGGACCGGCAGATCGAGCTTCAGGCCAAGATCGAGGATCGCTATCGCCAGGCAGTGACCGCTTTGCTCACGCCCATCGTCGGCGCCGGCAAATTCTCGACGGAAGTCCATGCCGAAGTGAATTTCGCCGAGCGGCAGGCGACGCGCGAGACCTATCCCCAGAATGAGGCGCGGCTGCGCAGCGAGACGGGGAGCTGGAACAGCGACGCGCAAGGCAATGGCGGTGCCGCCGGCGGCATTCCCGGCGCGCTGCAGCCCAATGCGCCCGTCAATCCGGCCGATCCCGGCGCGCCGCCGCCGACGCTCGACCAGGCGACGGCGCAGACGCCCGCCGCACCCGGCATGCCGCCATTCAAGACGGCCGAGACGTTCAATCGCAATTTCGAACTTGGCCGCGAAGTCTCCGTCACGCGCGATGCGATCGGCACCGTGCAGCGCCTCTCCATCGCGGTCGCGCTGGACGACGGGCCGGACGGGAAGGCCCGCACGGCGCAGGAGATCGCCGCGCTCGAAGCGCTGGTGAAAGGCGCCATCGGCTTCGACCAGACCCGTGGCGACGTCGTGGCGCTTTCCTCCCGCAAGTTCGTCCAGTCCGAGGAAGCGGCGGCAGACGTGCCCTGGTACGAAGCGAGCTGGGTTCCACTGCTGGCCCGCAACCTCTCGGCGCTGCTGGTGACGCTGGTGCTGCTGCTCGGCATCGGTCGCCCGCTCCTCAAGCGCTGGTCCGCCGCCAAGGTGGAGCAGCAGGTCGTCGAGGAACAGCGCACCCAGCAGCTGGGCACTGAAATCCAGGCCGAACTGGGCCGGGTGGCCGCGCATGACCCGGAACAGCCGGTCACGCTCGACATGATCAGCTCGACCCATGACTATACGGACCGGGCCGCCCTCATCCGCAATTTCGTGAAGCAGGATCCCGACCGCGCCGCGCTGGTCGTGCGCGATCTGCTCAAGGATGGAGCCAAGGCCGATGGCTGA
- a CDS encoding flagellar biosynthetic protein FliO: protein MSALGWYFLKLLILLPMVGGMAYGALWLWRKYQPGMIAGQRDRMVRLVDVMPLGTLGKLAVVEFEGKRLLLAVSRGKVEKVAESDMRHG, encoded by the coding sequence ATGAGCGCGCTCGGCTGGTACTTCCTCAAGCTGCTCATCCTGCTGCCGATGGTCGGCGGCATGGCTTATGGCGCGCTCTGGCTGTGGCGCAAATATCAGCCCGGCATGATCGCCGGCCAGCGCGACCGCATGGTGCGCCTCGTCGACGTGATGCCGCTCGGCACGCTTGGCAAGCTCGCGGTGGTGGAATTCGAAGGCAAGCGCCTGCTGCTCGCGGTCTCGCGCGGCAAGGTGGAGAAAGTCGCGGAAAGCGACATGCGTCATGGCTAG
- the fliN gene encoding flagellar motor switch protein FliN — translation MSDMTEAPRLDADTRADGGFGGNMRLLADIPVRMSVEVGSTQLRLAEIMQLGEGSVVQLDRQADELLDIMVNGTLVARGEVVTVNGRYGVRIVEIASAEARLAGIERRA, via the coding sequence ATGAGCGACATGACCGAAGCACCCAGACTGGATGCTGATACCCGGGCCGACGGCGGATTCGGCGGCAACATGCGACTGCTGGCGGACATTCCCGTTCGCATGTCGGTCGAGGTCGGCTCCACCCAGCTGCGCCTCGCCGAAATCATGCAACTGGGCGAAGGCAGCGTGGTCCAGCTCGACCGGCAGGCTGACGAGCTGCTCGACATCATGGTCAACGGCACGCTCGTCGCGCGCGGCGAGGTGGTGACGGTGAACGGGCGCTATGGCGTGCGCATCGTGGAGATCGCATCGGCGGAAGCACGGCTCGCCGGCATCGAGCGCCGCGCATGA
- a CDS encoding flagellar basal body-associated FliL family protein, producing the protein MSDAADKKGAGKKGGGKKKMIILLGAVALLGGGGAAAGFFVAGSMHKETGPHEDPNKPQLVLKGENPEEIANQGLAKAKEAGAAALPEGKGVDLPRPQNPAAYQPTYFQIPAPFTSNLAESDAFAQISIAVSTYYDNRVIQAVQSHELAIRSAILMMMAQQNEIDLSTPQGKEALQQKLLEIINGTLKAKTGYGGVDNVYFTNFVIQ; encoded by the coding sequence ATGAGTGATGCAGCGGACAAGAAGGGCGCCGGAAAAAAAGGCGGCGGCAAGAAAAAGATGATCATCCTGCTCGGGGCCGTGGCGCTGCTGGGCGGGGGCGGCGCGGCGGCGGGCTTTTTCGTCGCCGGATCGATGCACAAGGAGACGGGGCCTCACGAGGACCCGAACAAGCCGCAGCTCGTGCTCAAGGGCGAGAACCCGGAGGAGATCGCGAACCAGGGGCTTGCCAAGGCGAAGGAAGCCGGGGCGGCAGCCCTTCCGGAAGGCAAGGGTGTCGACTTACCGCGGCCGCAGAATCCCGCCGCTTATCAACCCACTTACTTCCAGATTCCGGCCCCCTTCACGTCGAACCTGGCGGAGAGCGATGCCTTCGCGCAGATCTCCATTGCCGTCTCGACTTATTATGACAATCGGGTCATCCAGGCGGTCCAGAGCCATGAACTCGCGATCCGCTCGGCCATCCTCATGATGATGGCACAGCAGAACGAGATCGACCTTTCGACCCCCCAGGGGAAGGAAGCGCTGCAGCAGAAACTGCTCGAAATCATCAACGGAACGCTCAAGGCGAAGACCGGCTACGGCGGGGTGGATAACGTTTATTTTACCAATTTCGTTATTCAGTAG
- a CDS encoding flagellar biosynthesis protein gives MSRIWSSNSIGDAAPIAGWGAFGSLAGNGEGFRSLYSEDQTSRAWNVTHPAQTTHAPATLDPVDPIEEASREGFLQGFQEGERLTREALEQDNAARAELASALRLLAGSGEGALATMLSHAVIRLVAQIVGEVPVDADVLQARCEAVAACIDGDDARAVLEVNPEDLPLLDMEQTGVALAANPALPRGSVRLATADGWVEDGPDVRLDRLRALMDDMEGRL, from the coding sequence ATGTCTAGGATCTGGTCCAGCAACAGCATTGGCGACGCGGCACCGATCGCGGGCTGGGGTGCCTTCGGCAGCCTGGCCGGCAACGGGGAGGGTTTCCGTTCCCTCTATTCCGAGGATCAGACGAGCCGCGCCTGGAACGTCACGCATCCCGCCCAGACCACGCACGCGCCCGCAACGCTCGATCCGGTCGACCCGATCGAGGAAGCGTCGCGGGAAGGCTTCCTCCAGGGCTTCCAGGAAGGGGAGCGGCTCACGCGCGAGGCGCTGGAACAGGACAATGCCGCGCGTGCCGAGCTGGCCTCGGCCTTGCGGCTGCTGGCCGGTAGCGGCGAAGGCGCGCTGGCGACAATGCTCTCGCACGCCGTGATTCGCCTCGTCGCCCAGATCGTCGGGGAAGTGCCGGTCGATGCGGACGTGCTGCAGGCCCGCTGCGAGGCGGTCGCCGCCTGCATCGATGGCGACGACGCGCGCGCCGTGCTGGAAGTCAATCCCGAGGACTTGCCGCTGCTGGACATGGAGCAGACCGGCGTCGCGCTTGCGGCCAATCCGGCCCTGCCGCGCGGATCGGTCCGGCTCGCGACTGCCGACGGCTGGGTCGAGGACGGGCCCGACGTGCGCCTCGACAGGCTCCGCGCGCTCATGGACGACATGGAGGGGCGGCTATGA
- the fliP gene encoding flagellar type III secretion system pore protein FliP (The bacterial flagellar biogenesis protein FliP forms a type III secretion system (T3SS)-type pore required for flagellar assembly.) — protein sequence MLRLFLLMLAFVAGAALMADPALAQAAQAPATGAVAPAAADASGALTRALDDVSGEGRPLSLSLQILVLMSLLTVLPSLVLMMTSFTRIIIVLSLLRQALGLAQTPPNQVLVGLALFLSMFVMRPAIDQISATAYTPYGEGQITVEEAISRSARVLHGFMAKQTRQSDLALFQNLANAPAFRSPDDIPFSILLPAFVTSELKTAFQIGFMIFLPFLIIDLVVSSTLMALGMMMLSPTIISMPFKLLLFVLVDGWALTMGSLAASFAT from the coding sequence ATGCTGCGGCTCTTCCTGCTCATGCTGGCGTTTGTCGCCGGCGCGGCGCTCATGGCCGATCCCGCGCTGGCGCAGGCCGCGCAGGCACCGGCCACCGGGGCCGTCGCGCCCGCCGCGGCAGATGCTTCCGGCGCGCTGACCCGCGCGCTCGACGATGTTTCGGGCGAGGGCCGCCCGCTCTCGCTCTCGCTTCAGATCCTCGTCCTCATGAGCCTGCTGACGGTGCTGCCGTCGCTCGTGCTCATGATGACCAGCTTCACCCGCATCATCATCGTGCTCTCGCTGCTGCGCCAGGCCCTCGGCCTTGCCCAGACGCCGCCGAACCAGGTGCTGGTCGGCCTTGCCCTCTTCCTCTCGATGTTCGTGATGCGGCCCGCGATCGACCAGATCTCCGCCACGGCCTACACGCCTTATGGCGAGGGGCAGATCACCGTGGAGGAAGCGATCAGTCGCTCCGCCCGGGTGCTCCACGGCTTCATGGCCAAGCAGACCCGCCAGAGCGACCTCGCGCTGTTCCAGAACCTCGCCAATGCGCCGGCCTTTCGCTCGCCGGACGACATTCCCTTCTCCATCCTGCTGCCGGCCTTCGTGACCAGCGAGCTCAAGACGGCCTTCCAGATCGGCTTCATGATCTTCCTGCCGTTCCTCATCATCGATCTGGTGGTCTCATCGACGCTGATGGCGCTCGGCATGATGATGCTCTCGCCGACGATCATATCGATGCCGTTCAAGCTGCTGCTCTTCGTGCTGGTCGACGGCTGGGCCCTGACCATGGGCAGCCTCGCCGCGTCGTTCGCCACATGA
- a CDS encoding FliI/YscN family ATPase → MRQARFDQAVKLLDHMQVTNKAPRHVGRLVGHDAGMLEATGFNRPIGAGARIRAADGHAIRAEVVGFRGSRAVLVPLDQDAPLENGARVEPDSAANMVQVGEGLIGRVVDAMGQPLDRKGPILANGQWPLNGVRGNVLDRGRVTEQFDLGVRAVNALLTAGRGQRIAIMAGSGVGKSVLMGQMIGGAEADIIVVGLIGERGREVSDFLETKIGGALMGKSVVVAVPADHPPVLRLRAAARATAIAEYFRARGKNVLLLIDSLTRCAHAQREIGLSLGEPPAMKGYPPSALAFIPRLVERAGVDSRSGGAITAIYTVLADGDDNDDPIVDTARAIVDGHIVLSRQLSEQSIFPAIDVGRSLSRVMADIVDEQHLAAAANYRRLWAAYEENRDLILMGAYRPGNDATIDEAVQRRQQLLDFLRQNSKSTIGLTASADALVAEFGR, encoded by the coding sequence ATGAGGCAGGCCCGCTTCGATCAGGCCGTGAAGCTGCTCGACCATATGCAGGTCACCAACAAGGCGCCCCGCCATGTCGGCCGGCTGGTCGGCCATGATGCCGGCATGCTGGAAGCGACCGGCTTCAATCGACCGATCGGCGCCGGGGCCCGCATCCGGGCCGCCGACGGTCATGCGATCCGCGCCGAGGTGGTCGGCTTTCGCGGCAGCCGCGCCGTGCTGGTGCCGCTGGATCAGGATGCGCCGCTGGAAAACGGCGCGCGCGTGGAACCCGACAGCGCGGCGAACATGGTGCAGGTCGGCGAGGGGCTGATCGGCCGGGTGGTGGATGCCATGGGGCAGCCGCTCGATCGCAAGGGGCCGATTCTCGCGAACGGACAATGGCCCCTGAACGGCGTGCGCGGCAATGTGCTGGATCGGGGTCGCGTGACCGAGCAGTTCGATCTCGGCGTGCGCGCGGTCAATGCTTTGCTTACCGCAGGGCGCGGCCAGCGCATCGCCATCATGGCGGGCTCCGGCGTCGGCAAGTCCGTGCTGATGGGCCAGATGATCGGGGGTGCCGAGGCGGACATCATCGTCGTGGGCCTGATCGGCGAGCGCGGCCGCGAAGTGAGCGACTTCCTCGAGACCAAGATCGGCGGCGCGCTCATGGGCAAGAGCGTGGTCGTTGCCGTCCCGGCGGATCATCCGCCCGTGCTGCGTCTGCGCGCGGCCGCCCGCGCGACGGCCATCGCCGAATATTTCCGGGCTCGCGGCAAGAATGTGCTGCTGCTGATCGACAGTCTCACCCGCTGCGCCCATGCCCAGCGGGAGATCGGGCTTTCCCTTGGCGAACCGCCGGCCATGAAAGGCTATCCTCCCTCTGCGCTGGCCTTCATTCCGCGCCTCGTGGAACGGGCCGGCGTGGACAGCCGCTCGGGTGGCGCGATCACGGCGATCTACACCGTGCTGGCCGATGGCGACGACAATGACGACCCCATCGTGGACACCGCGCGCGCTATCGTGGATGGGCATATCGTCCTCTCCCGCCAGCTGTCCGAGCAGAGCATTTTCCCGGCCATCGACGTCGGGCGCTCGCTCAGCCGCGTGATGGCGGACATCGTGGACGAGCAGCACCTTGCCGCCGCGGCCAATTACCGCCGGCTCTGGGCAGCCTATGAGGAAAATCGCGATCTCATCCTGATGGGCGCCTACCGGCCGGGCAACGACGCGACGATCGACGAAGCCGTGCAGCGGCGCCAGCAACTGCTCGACTTCCTGCGCCAGAACAGCAAATCCACGATCGGCCTGACCGCGAGCGCCGACGCCCTCGTGGCGGAGTTCGGCCGGTGA
- a CDS encoding flagellar motor switch protein FliM, protein MNDVQPYAFGRQGPVPSAAIGGLEKLGDRLARRLRGIVEPFSGGRPLVSAKPLDDTMFMMWDACVPAFVNLSIYRLPPIKGPVTLRIDAELISLLVDRFYGGHGKRLTGERREFTPTEVRLSARLAEQIMAALVQCWSEIVPVEAMLVGRETNVAHAELMAGETPVLVQSFEVDIGDRTPGLIEIVYPKDGFAGLELPGGSKVPEELRVADPLWQRQLSRRLEDVRFSARTVLARPNLKISELVALKPGDVIPIHIARNLPLLIGDRIFAQGTIGEQDGCAAFMIEKLT, encoded by the coding sequence ATGAACGACGTGCAACCTTATGCCTTCGGGCGGCAGGGCCCGGTGCCCTCCGCCGCGATCGGCGGGCTGGAGAAGCTGGGCGACCGCCTTGCGAGACGGCTGCGCGGGATCGTGGAGCCATTCAGCGGCGGCCGGCCTCTGGTCAGCGCCAAACCCCTCGACGACACCATGTTCATGATGTGGGACGCCTGCGTCCCTGCCTTCGTGAATCTGTCCATCTATCGGCTGCCGCCGATCAAGGGGCCGGTCACGCTGCGGATCGATGCGGAACTGATCTCGCTGCTGGTCGACCGCTTCTATGGCGGCCATGGCAAGCGGCTCACCGGCGAGCGCCGTGAATTCACGCCCACCGAGGTCCGCCTCTCCGCGCGCCTCGCCGAACAGATCATGGCGGCGCTGGTGCAGTGCTGGTCCGAGATCGTGCCCGTCGAGGCCATGCTGGTGGGGCGCGAGACCAATGTGGCGCATGCCGAGCTCATGGCCGGCGAGACGCCAGTGCTGGTCCAGTCCTTCGAAGTCGATATCGGCGATCGCACGCCGGGCCTGATCGAGATCGTCTACCCGAAGGATGGCTTCGCCGGCCTCGAACTGCCCGGTGGCAGCAAGGTCCCCGAGGAGCTGCGCGTGGCGGACCCGCTCTGGCAGCGCCAGCTTTCGCGCCGGCTCGAGGACGTGCGCTTTTCCGCACGGACGGTGCTGGCGCGGCCCAATCTCAAGATCTCGGAACTGGTCGCCCTCAAGCCGGGCGACGTCATTCCCATCCATATTGCGCGGAACCTGCCGCTGCTGATCGGTGACCGCATCTTTGCGCAGGGCACGATCGGCGAACAGGACGGCTGCGCAGCCTTCATGATCGAAAAACTGACCTGA
- a CDS encoding flagellar hook-length control protein FliK, with product MMINLAGLMGRITGKGMAEESPQMAGGKAGQAQPQGVATGGAFAALVRHVAEADGQTGAGRPRLVVDNSADLAPSLAPTPAMSNLPAAISSDSEDMPVLDGGRPPAWQATTEAEGPDGVKSQPDDMVPAVPVHLSLAKQMAVRSSRAEKMAEAEALALAVRETPESDAPAEIVPVDEGTPDTAREADQPAMVTTPDRLDPALLEVAYLPAPASTNESAGAPPPARTSVDATPSATGPVRGAAVAMAGVAEQAEGQLSRSAPISEVGTEAPAVAPSHSAGRDIAVSRPATASEAATPEMTSPAQRPASPPTGERPVGIAAQAVSEQDGKSAPVVEMPNPAAVRPALKPDGSSGTVKASEAKSGMADQVPVAPAPSSTATASSSERPASFHASSEKGSSPARPNIGEAPSMSAPVRAIVEGLPPVLQSELMATPVRVVAGPAPAESAGAALGEQVIDMGVSGQWIDRMAREITDLAAGTGHSRFTLSPPHLGRLEIDLWRDGAETNVRLLAETDEAARRLAEGRPALQGDARLASISLGTITVEKAATQQDTAARDDRSGQPREGTNFAGQSGQQHGEGDARGRAGHGQQGDWVSRIARDEPNQRSDASSRLPSGRAADGRVRFA from the coding sequence ATGATGATCAATCTGGCGGGGCTGATGGGCCGCATCACCGGCAAGGGCATGGCCGAGGAATCGCCGCAGATGGCCGGTGGCAAGGCAGGGCAGGCACAGCCGCAAGGCGTTGCCACGGGCGGCGCCTTTGCCGCGCTGGTCCGCCATGTCGCCGAAGCGGATGGGCAGACCGGGGCCGGCCGCCCGCGCCTCGTGGTGGACAACAGCGCGGACCTGGCGCCGTCCCTCGCTCCGACGCCGGCAATGAGCAATCTTCCCGCGGCGATCTCGTCGGATAGCGAGGACATGCCGGTGCTGGATGGCGGACGCCCTCCAGCGTGGCAGGCGACGACCGAGGCCGAAGGGCCGGACGGGGTGAAGTCTCAGCCGGATGATATGGTCCCGGCTGTCCCGGTTCATCTCTCCCTCGCGAAACAGATGGCAGTTCGATCCTCCCGGGCGGAAAAGATGGCCGAGGCGGAGGCGCTTGCCCTTGCCGTGCGCGAGACACCCGAGAGCGACGCGCCGGCGGAGATCGTGCCGGTGGATGAAGGCACGCCCGACACCGCGCGCGAGGCTGACCAGCCGGCGATGGTGACGACGCCGGACCGGCTCGACCCTGCTCTGCTGGAAGTGGCCTATCTCCCGGCGCCGGCGTCGACCAATGAGAGCGCCGGTGCCCCCCCGCCCGCGCGGACCAGCGTCGATGCGACCCCATCGGCAACGGGTCCGGTGCGCGGGGCCGCGGTCGCCATGGCAGGTGTTGCCGAGCAGGCAGAAGGCCAGCTATCCCGATCTGCTCCGATCAGCGAGGTCGGCACCGAAGCGCCCGCAGTTGCGCCCTCACATTCTGCTGGAAGAGACATCGCGGTTTCCCGACCCGCAACGGCATCCGAGGCAGCAACCCCGGAGATGACCTCGCCGGCCCAGCGCCCGGCATCGCCGCCGACCGGCGAACGGCCCGTAGGCATCGCGGCGCAGGCGGTGAGCGAGCAGGACGGCAAGTCCGCCCCGGTTGTGGAGATGCCCAACCCGGCCGCCGTCCGGCCCGCACTCAAGCCCGATGGGTCCTCCGGGACCGTGAAAGCGAGCGAGGCGAAGTCGGGCATGGCCGATCAGGTGCCGGTGGCCCCGGCGCCATCCTCAACCGCGACTGCCTCTTCTTCCGAGCGCCCGGCCTCCTTCCATGCATCGTCGGAAAAAGGATCGTCCCCGGCCCGTCCGAACATTGGTGAAGCGCCCTCGATGAGCGCGCCCGTTCGCGCGATCGTCGAGGGGCTGCCGCCGGTCCTGCAATCCGAGCTCATGGCGACGCCCGTTCGTGTCGTGGCGGGACCTGCCCCGGCGGAAAGCGCCGGTGCGGCGCTCGGCGAGCAAGTGATCGACATGGGCGTTTCCGGCCAGTGGATCGACCGCATGGCGCGGGAAATCACCGATCTCGCCGCCGGCACGGGGCATAGCCGGTTCACGCTCAGCCCGCCGCATCTGGGGCGGCTGGAGATCGATCTCTGGCGCGATGGCGCGGAGACCAATGTGCGCCTGCTGGCCGAGACGGATGAAGCCGCCCGACGCCTGGCCGAAGGACGGCCGGCGCTGCAGGGGGATGCCCGCCTCGCCTCGATCAGCCTTGGCACCATCACGGTCGAGAAGGCCGCGACGCAGCAGGACACGGCCGCACGGGACGACAGGTCCGGACAGCCGCGCGAGGGGACGAATTTTGCCGGACAATCCGGGCAGCAGCATGGCGAAGGCGATGCGCGCGGCCGGGCCGGCCACGGACAGCAGGGCGATTGGGTCAGCCGAATCGCCCGGGATGAACCGAATCAGCGAAGCGACGCGTCCTCGCGCCTGCCCTCCGGGCGGGCAGCCGATGGCCGTGTGCGCTTTGCCTAG
- the fliG gene encoding flagellar motor switch protein FliG: MAESEVEAENARLTGSAAAAVLLMLFDEDEAAQILSRLEPEEVRQLGYAMYDVADVEVGEVNAALDQFVRKAKGRTTIGYGASQHIRGAMHKALGPERADNMLARITPPTQSTKLAMLKWMEPAEIAAIIETEHPQIMAIVLAHLDPVAAAAVLQLLPPEVQDDVVYRVATLGPVSAEALDDLEELLSTRPGHARGGASTTKRGGTSEAAAIMNNVRKDHEQRIIKALTKRDKVVAQSIEDEMFIFENLIELSDKDLGTVMRSVDNSLLVIALKGASEALRTKILGCMSQRAAQSIQDEMEERGPMRLAEVLEAQKAIIAEARRMADEGTVMLGGRGDDYV; this comes from the coding sequence ATGGCTGAGAGCGAGGTTGAGGCCGAGAACGCCAGGCTCACCGGCAGCGCCGCCGCCGCCGTCCTGCTCATGCTCTTCGACGAGGACGAGGCGGCGCAGATCCTCTCGCGGCTGGAGCCGGAAGAAGTGCGCCAGCTCGGCTATGCCATGTATGACGTGGCCGACGTGGAAGTGGGCGAAGTGAACGCCGCGCTCGACCAGTTCGTGCGCAAGGCCAAGGGCCGCACCACCATCGGCTATGGCGCCAGCCAGCACATTCGCGGCGCCATGCACAAGGCGCTTGGCCCCGAGCGGGCCGACAACATGCTGGCGCGCATCACGCCGCCGACGCAATCGACCAAGCTCGCCATGCTCAAATGGATGGAGCCGGCCGAGATCGCGGCGATCATCGAGACGGAGCATCCGCAGATCATGGCGATCGTGCTCGCGCATCTCGATCCCGTGGCGGCCGCCGCCGTGCTCCAGCTCCTGCCACCCGAAGTGCAGGATGACGTGGTCTATCGCGTGGCGACGCTCGGGCCGGTAAGCGCCGAGGCGCTCGACGATCTCGAGGAACTGCTTTCCACCCGTCCGGGCCACGCCCGGGGCGGTGCGTCGACGACGAAGCGCGGCGGCACCAGCGAGGCCGCGGCGATCATGAACAATGTCCGCAAGGATCATGAGCAGCGGATCATCAAGGCGCTGACCAAGCGGGACAAGGTGGTGGCACAGTCGATCGAGGATGAGATGTTCATCTTCGAGAACCTCATCGAGCTCTCCGACAAGGATCTGGGCACGGTCATGCGCTCGGTGGACAACAGCCTGCTGGTCATCGCGCTCAAGGGCGCGAGCGAAGCACTGCGCACGAAGATCCTCGGCTGCATGTCGCAGCGCGCCGCCCAGTCCATCCAGGACGAGATGGAGGAACGCGGGCCGATGCGCCTTGCCGAAGTGCTGGAAGCCCAGAAGGCAATCATCGCCGAAGCGCGCCGCATGGCGGACGAAGGCACGGTAATGCTTGGCGGCCGGGGCGACGACTATGTCTAG
- the fliQ gene encoding flagellar biosynthesis protein FliQ: MENGDFFLGLAQQALWVAALATAPILLPALLAGLIIGMIQAATSINEATLSFVPKLIIVGATLVLFGGSILMLVVDFTREVFERIPDLLS; encoded by the coding sequence GTGGAAAATGGTGACTTCTTCCTTGGCCTCGCCCAGCAGGCATTGTGGGTGGCGGCGCTCGCCACCGCGCCCATCCTGCTGCCCGCGCTGCTCGCCGGGCTCATCATCGGCATGATCCAGGCCGCGACCTCGATCAACGAGGCAACCTTGTCCTTCGTGCCCAAGCTCATCATCGTGGGAGCGACGCTTGTGCTGTTCGGCGGCTCGATCCTGATGCTCGTGGTCGATTTCACGCGCGAAGTGTTCGAGCGGATCCCGGACCTGCTCTCATGA